The DNA sequence GTGGGAGACGCTCGCCCCGCTGCTAGACCGCTGACGCCTCCGCCCGCCGCGTCGCCGGGTCGACCAGCAGGCCGAACACCACGCCGAGACCCAGCCACAACGTGGCGGTCTCGGCGAGCGAGGCCAGCCTGAACTCCCACAGCAGGCCGCCCGGCACGTCGGACGGCACGGTGTCCGGTGTCGCCGGGAACACGACCAGCAGCACGACCACCGCCGCCACCGCGGCCAGCGCCACCGCGGTCGCCCGGACCGGTGGCGACCACCGGCCCAGCCGGGAGGCCAGGGCGCTCGCCCCGACCGCGACCAGCAACCCGGCCGCGATCAGCCCGAGGTAGAGCACCGTGCGGTACTCCACCGTGTCCGCGGCACCCACCCCGGGCGGGTTGGCCGGGTACTTCACCGCGGGCAGCACCGCCGCCGCGCCGAACGCCGCCGCCGACAGCGCCACCGCCCGCACGAACGGCGCCTCGGTCGTGAACCAGCGCCGGGACCGTGCGTACGCCGTGGCGAACAGCGCGCCGACGGCCACGCCCACCACCACCGCGGCGAGCACACCGCCGACCACCTGCGTGCCGCGGCTGAACAGCTCGCCGTGCTCGTGACCGCCGCCGGGCTCGGCGGGCCGCGCCTGCTCGACGGCGAGCGCCGCCCGGATCGGCGCTTCGACCACCAGCACGCCGACCAGGCCCGCGAGCAGCCCGGACACCGCGCCCGCGCCGACACCGCGCGCCAGCAGACCCTTGTACGTCAGGCCCTTGTACGTCAGGCCCTCGTCCGTCGACACGGCCGCCGCGCCTAGTGGCACGGGACGCCGAGCGCGTGGCGCCCGTCGTGGAAGAACTCGTGCACGGTCTCGGCGGCGTGGCCGAGCGCGATGCCGTTCTCCTGCAGGACCAGCCAGGTCACCACCAGCGCGACCAGCGCGACGGCGTAGGCCCATCTGGGGATGGGGACGGGAAGGGAGTGCGCGGGGCTCGTCATGACGGCCTCCTCCATACCTCGTGGAAGGTCAACAACAACTCGTGCCGCAGCCGGTCTCCTGACTCCCGGATCGACGCCGTCCCCGCGTCTTCCCAGCCGCCGTGCGCGACCAGTGACGTTCTCGGCGGGTTGGCTCCCCGGTCACAGTGGCGAGGACCGCGCCGGATTCACACCGGCTTCCCGTCCACTGCGGCGCTGCGAACCGTAGATGTCGATCGCGGGCCGGCACAACCGACCAGACGAGTTGTCGTGCTCCTCACGCGGTCAGCGGCGGGGCGGGGTGGGTCGGGGCAGCGGGCAGTCGCCGCACGTGCCGCCGCCGTCGAGGCGGTAGTACAGGCAGCAGCTGCGCCGCCGGAACACCACCTCGCCGGGGAACGGGATGAACTCGCCGGTGCCCTTGAGCGGCGGGTCGGCGAACAGCTCGTCGGCCAGCACCGCGCAGTCGACGCCGCCGCGGCTGATCGTGCGCAACGCGCCCGCCACGTTCGACCCGGCGTTGCCCCAGAGCAGGCCGCGCGCCACCGGGGTGAGGCCGTGGACCGCCTCCACCACGGGCTCCAGCGACTCGCCGATGCCCACGCCCGCGACCGGTTCCTTCAGCCGGACCTGGAGCCCTTCCGGGGTGTAGCGCCACCACAGGTTGCCGGGCCGGATGTCGGGCGCGACCCCGTCGACCGCGCGTGCGGCGACGACCGGGCTCAGCACCCGCGCGGTGTAGCCGAGGAAGAACAGCGACGCGGCGACCCGCCGTTCCCCGGTGCGGTAGCGGGCGGCGATCCGGTCGAGGGCGTCGGGCAGCGCGGGGCCGCGGAACAGGGCTTCGCCGTCGTGCCAACTCTCGTCGGGCCGGCCGACGTCGAGGGCGAAGAACGGGCTGAGGCCGCGGATCTGCCGCAGGGTGGCCAGGACTCGGGCGAACTCGGACACGTGACCTAGTCTGCCGCCGTGGACGCACTGGGGTGGGGACTGGCCCTCGGCCTGGCCGCGAGCATCAGCCCGGGCCCGCTGTTGGTGCTGGTGGTGACGTCGGCGCTGCGCTCGGGCCGGCGGGCCGGCGCCCTGACCGCCTGCGCCCCGCTGCTCTCCGACGCCGTCGTGGTCGCCGTGACGCTGCTCCTGCTGGACCGCCTGCCCGCACGGGCGCTGGGCGTGCTGGGCGTCGTGGGCGCGGTGTTCGTCGTGTGGAGCGGCGTCCGAACCGTCCGCGACGCCCGCTCCGCCTCCCTGACCGCACCGCCCCCGCCGCCCGACCGCCACGCTTCGCAGGGGTCGCCGCCCAGGGGAACCCTTGCTGCGATTCCACCGAGGGGGTCCGACGATTCCGGCGCGCTCGCCCTGCGCCGTGCCGTGCTGGTGAACCTCCTCAGCCCGCACCCGTGGATCGCGTGGGCGACCGCGCTGGGCCCCCTCACCATCACCGCCTGGCGCACGTCACCGCCCGCCGGCGTGGCGTTCCTGCTCGGCTTCTACCTGACCCTGGTCGGCGGCAAGGTCGTGATCGCCGTGCTCGTCGCCCGCGGCCGCCGCCGGCTCGGCGACACCGGCTACCGCCGCGCCCTCACCACCGCGGGCGTGCTGCTCGTGCTCGCGGGCGTCGCGATGGGCGTCGAGTTCGCCACCTACGGCATGTAGAACGTCATCAGGTCACCGCGCACGGGCGGGAACAGGGTCCGCATCAGGTCGGCGTTCGGACCGGGGTACACGTCCGGGAACCGCGCGGCCAGCCCCTGGATGCCGTGCGGGCCGAACAGCAGCGACGCCAGCATGTCCGGCGCGACACCGGCGCCACCCTCGGCACCGGGCGCCTGCATCCGCCCGCCCGCCACGACCGGCCCGACCTCGCCCGCCCGGAACGGCAGCCGCACGTGCGACCGGTAGAACGAGACGACCGCCTCGCCGTCCCGGTCGGCGAAACCGCCCTCCGCCAACCGCCGCCCGAACACCGGCCGCAGGTGCTCCAGCAACGCGACGGGGTCGCCGATCCGCACGTAGTACGAGTTCGCCTCCTCGGCCGCCGGCCCGAGGAACGGTTCCAGCGCCGCACCCGCCACCGACACCGGCCGCTCGGTCACCTCGGTGGCCCCGGTCAGCGCCAGCAGCGCGTGCGCCGCCGCCTCGTCCACCGCGGCCACCTCGCACAGCCGCACGCCTTCCTCCGGCGGCGTGGTGCGACCGGTCGCGACCGGCACGCCGTCCCGGTCCACCAGCCACTCCGTGCTGCCGTCGCGCGCCACGAGCCACCGCCACAGGGCGGGGGAGTGCGGCATCCGCAGGTCGGCCCGCGCCTGCTCGGCCTCCTGCAACCGGGCCATCGCCGGGATGTCCTGGACGCCGGCCTCGCGCAGCACGTGCCCACCGGCTTCGGGACGACCCGTCACGGGGCGGGTGGCCGAGATCGGGATCGCGTACGTGTAGCCGAACCGGCGGTAGAAGTACGGGATGCCGAGCATCACGTTCACCAGCCGACCCCGTGCGACCGACCGCTCGTGCGCCCAGTCCATGAGCGCGCGCACCAGCCCGCGTCCCTCGTAGGCGCGGTCGGTGGCGACCAGCTCGACCTGGCTCGCCGGGATCTCCACCCCGTCGAGCACCAGCGTCTCGTCCAGCAGGGTCGCGGTGGACACCACCTCGTCGCCGTCCACGACGACCGCGCACGCCTCCCAGCCCGCGTCCGGGTCCTCGACGACCAGGCGGTGGTCGACCGCGTCCGCCGGTTCGCCGCGGTCGGCGAGCAGCGCGCCGATCCGGGGGAGGTCTTCCGGGCGCGCGGTCCGCAGCACCAGCCCATCGGTCATCGGGGCAGTGTGCGGGGTGTGGCGAACGTCGCGCCATCGGATTTTCGGTGGCGGCACGGGGCGGTCCCCCGCAGAATCCGCGCCATGGCCTGGCTCCCCGCTGACTTCGCCCACCCGACCCGCGTGCCGCTCGACGGCGAGCACCACCTGCGCCCCATCCGCGAGTCCGATGTGGACGTCGACTACCCCGCCGTGATGGGTTCGCGGCAGCGGCTGTGGTCGCTCTACGGCGAGAAGTGGGGCTGGCCGCCCGCCGACATGACCCACGAGCACGACCGCGTCGACCTCGCCCGCCACGAGCGCGAGCAGGACGCGCACGAGTCGTTCAACTACGCGCTCTTCAACGCCGACGAGACCGAGCTGTACGGGTGCGTCTACATCGACCCCGTCGAGGACCCGGAGCGCACCGATGACGCGCGGATCTCGTGGTGGGTCGTGGACGACCGCGTGGGCACCGACCTGGAGCGCGCGCTCGACGCGTTCGTGCCGAGGTGGATCGCCGAGGTGTGGCCCTTCACCAGCCCGCACTACGGGATCTAGTGTTCGTGCGGTGACGCCGTTGGCCAAGTGGACCATCGTCTCGGTCTGCCTCACCGCGCTGGCCGTGCTCGTGCCGTGGGCGACCTACGGGGACAACGACATCGAGCTGTCCCGCCTGCCGCTGTGGTGGACCTACGCGGGCGCGGCCGCGGTGATGCACGCGTGCGCCCGGATCGCCCCACCGGTGGCCGCGGTGTTCGTCGTGGTCGAGGTCGTGGCGGCGGTGGTCGTCGCGACCGGCTACGACCAGGGCTCGCACGTCTTCGACCACGTCGTCCCGATGGTCGTGCCGAGCCCGGGGGCGGGCGTGGTGTTCGCGGTGGCGTCGGCGGCGGCCCAGGGGGCGGGTCTGCGGGCCCGGGCCCGCGCCGCGCGGTCGGTCCCGGCCTGACCTGGGTTCCGGCGGCCGTTCGGGGGATGGGAGGATCGGACCCCGTGAAGACCTTCGACGAGCTGTTCGCCGAGCTGAGCGAACGCGCACGCACCCGCCCTGAGGGCTCCGCCACCGCCGCGGCTCTGGAGGCCGGGGTGCATGCGCAGGGCAAGAAGGTGCTGGAGGAGGCGGGCGAGGTCTGGATCGCCGCGGAGCACGAGTCCGACGAGCGCCTGGCCGAAGAGGTCTCCCAGTTGCTGTACCGCGTGCAGGTGCTGATGCTCGGCCGCGGGCTCACCCTCGAAGACGTCTACAAGCACCTGTGATCCTGGAGGTCGCCGCGCTCGACGTCCGCCCCGGCCTGGAGGCGGACTTCGAGCGGGCGTTCGGGCAGGCGCGCGAGCTCATCGCGCGGTCGCCCGGCTTCCTCTCGCTGGACCTGCGGCGCTCGGTCGAGCGGCCGTCCCGGTACCTGCTGCTGGTGGAGTGGGAACGGCTGGAGGACCACACGGTCGGCTTCCGCCAGGGGCCGCTGTACCCGCGGTGGAAGGCGCTGCTGCACCACTTCTACGACCCGTTCCCGACCGTCGAGCACTACCGCGCGCCCTGACGGCGGCGCAGCAGCTCGACCACCTGCTCGTCCGACGTCTGCTCGAAGTGGGCGTAGAACCGGCCGACGGCCCGGAAGTCCGCCCGCGGGTGCGGGCAGACCACCAGGTCGGCGTCCGCGCCGAGCGCCCGGACCGCGTCCGCCGCGCCCACCGGCACGGCCAGCACCAGGCGGCGCGGCCGCTGCCCGCGGGTTTCGCGCAGCGCGGCGCGGGCCGTGACGCCGGTGGCCAGGCCGTCGTCCACGACCAGCACGTCCCGTCCTCCGAGGCGCACCGGGCCGTCGCGGTACAGCTCCAGCCGCCGCCGGGCCTCGCGCCGTTCGGCCGCGCACGTCTCGGCCAGGTCCCGCGGGGTCAGGCCGAGCATCCGCAGTGCCTCCGGGTCGAAGAGGGGCTCGCCGGTCGCGGTGACCGCGCCGATGCCGTACTCCGGGTGGCCCGGCGCGCCGATCTTGCGGGCCACGGCCACGTCCAGCTCACCGCCCAGCGCCGAGGCGACCTCGAACGCCACCGGCACGCCGCCGCGCGCGAGCCCGAGCACCAGGGGATCGGTCCACGGCCGCCCGACCAGCGCTCGGGCGAGCACCCGGCCGGCGTCGGAGCGGTCCGCGAACCTCACCCCTCCATGGTGCTCGCGTCCCCGGCCGGCGGCGACCGTCAGCGCTGCCGCACGAACAGCGACTGGGCGCTGCGCCCCACCGGCCCGTGCTCGTCGTGCAGCACGCTGCTCGCCACGCCGACACCCGACGGCCCGATCACGGTCGCCGCGTCCAGGGCGAACCACTCGCCGACCGGCTCGCGGTGCAGGTGCACGGTCAGGTCGGTGTTGATCGCGTACCAGGTGCGGATGTCCAGCCGGCTGGACACGCCGCTGGCCGAGTCCGCCACGGTGAACAGGCGTTGCGCCGCGCTCGGCTCCTCGCCGGCCACCACGCGCACCCGCGGTCGCGCCCACACCACCGCGTCGCCGGGCGCGAAGATGCCGCCGTCGACCGAACGCCACTCCATGGCCGCGAGGTAGCCGCCCCGCCAGTGCTCCGGGACCGTCATCGGGTCGCACCCGGTCGGCGGGACGAGCGGCTCGCCCGTGCCGGACGCCACCGCCGCCGTGTCGCCCGCCACGATCCGCCACGCGTTCGCCCGCAGCACCGGACGGCCCCCGTGCGCCAACTCCGCCGTCAGCAGTTCCACCGAACGACCCGGCCGCGCCACCGACGCCGTCACGGTCAGCTCCGCCACCGGCACCGGGCCCAGCACCTCGAACGCCACCCGGGACAGCACCGCCTCCGGTCGGGGCGCGCACCGCTCCAGCGCCCGCACGAGCAGCGCCGACGGCGGCCCCAGGTGCTGGCTGTCGTCGCCCCACGGCCCGGTGGTGTGTCCGGTCGAGGCGAACCGGTCGGCGTCGAGCCGCTCGTAGAACGCGTCCATCAGCGCACCCCCGGTCAGTCGGCCCGGTCCAACGCGGTCTCCACACCGGCGTCCGGTTCCGGCCAGCCGGGGTACGGCGGCGGCGTGCCGTCGAACGCCGGGCACAGCGCCTTGTGGTCGCAGTAGTCGCACAGCCTGCTCGGGTTCGGCCGGAAGTCGCCGGACTTCGCCGCCCGCAGGATCGCGTCCCAGATCGCCTCCAGCGTGCGCTCGAACCGGGCCAGCTCCGCCTCGTCCGGCTGGTAGGCCAACGCCTGCCGGTCGGCCAGGTACATCAGCCGCAGCTGGCGCGGCACCACGCCGCGCAGCCGCCACAGCACCAGCGCGTAGAACTTCATCTGGAACAGCGCCTTGGCCTCGCCGACCTCGCGCGGCGCGGCCCCGGTCTTGTAGTCGACCACCCGGATCTCGCCGGTCGGCGCCACGTCCACGCGGTCGACGTACCCGCGCAGCAGCACGCCCGACGGCAGTTCCCACTCCACCAGCAGCTCGCGGGCGTCCGGGTCGAACCGGCGCGGGTCCTCCAGCCCGAAGTAGCCCTCCAGCAGCTCCTCCGCCGACGCCAGCCACTGCTCCTGCTCCGGATCGCCCTCGGCGAACAGCCCGGCGAACTCCGGCCGCTCGGCCCGCACCCGCTCCCAGGCCGGGCCCACCAGCGCCCGCGCCGTCTCCGGGACGCGTTCGGCGGCGGGCAGCCCGAACAGGTCCTCCAGCACCGCGTGCACCACCGTGCCGCGCACCTGCGCCCTGGTCGGCTTCTCGGGCAGCCGGTCGACGGCGCGGAAGCGGTAGAGCAGCGGGCACTGCTTGAAGTCGCCCGCTCGCGAGGGCGACAGCGCTGGCCTGCGAACAGGGCGGTCGGTGATCGTCGGCACTGCCATGGGACGCAACCCTAGGCCAACCCCCCGACAAGATCGGGTTCCGCTACGCGGCGGCGGAGGCGTAGTCCGGCAAGTCGATCTTGCTGGTGATGTCCCTGCCCGCCTTGAGCATCAGGGCGAGCAGGAACCGGTTGCCCAGCAGGCCGTTGCGCGCACGCAGGCCGAACGTGGTCGCGGGAGCGAGGAACCTGCCCGTGCGGTCCCCGCCCTTCTGGCACCGCCGCGCGTAGTCGCGCATCCGGTCCTCGTAACGCCGGAACGCCGCCCGGTGGTCGCCGTCCGCCGCGGCCAGCTCGCCCGCGAGCACGTACGCGCCGACCACGGCGGTGCCCGTGCCCATCCCGCCGATGGTCGCGCCGCACGCGGCGTCGCCGACCAGCGCGACGCGACCCCGTGACCAGGGGGTGACGTCCACCCGGCTGATCGAGTCGAAGTACAGCTCGGTCGTGTGCGCCAAGGTCGCCAGCAGGCGTGGCGTCTCCCACCCCATGTCGCCGAACGCCTCGACCAGCAGCCGCCGCTGGGCGGCCACGTCGTGCCGGTCGTACGCCAGGACCGGCGACTTGAAGACCACGAACGCACCCCGGTCGCCGAAGGACACGAGCCGGCCCGGCGCGTTGTGGCTCACCGGCGCGCTGTCGAACCCGGCGGGCAGCTCCCAGGTCGCGACGTAGTAGCCGAGGTGGCCGACGAACCGCTCCTCCGGCCCGAAGACCAACGCCCGCACCTTCGAGTGGATGCCGTCGGCGCCGATGACGAGGTCGAACGTCCGCTGCGCGCCGGAGGCGAACGTGACGTCCACACCGTCGGGCGTCTCGTCCAGCGCGACGACCGAGTCGCCGAAGACGTAGTCCACCTCGTCTCTCCCGTGCTCGTAGAGCACTCGTGCGAGGTCTCCGCGCAACACCTCGATGTCGCCGCCCGCGAAGTCCGCCGGCAGGTGGAGCAGGGTCCGGCCGCGCTCGTCGACGAACGTCATCGGGCTGCCCCCGGTCCGCAGCTCGCGCAGCCGGTCCAGCACGCCCGTCCGCTCCAGCACGGTGAGGTGGGTCTCGCCGCGGAAGTCCACCGCCGCGCCGCCGCCGCGCAGGGTCGGCGCGATCTCGACCACGGTCGGCTCGAAGCCGTACCGCGCCAGCCAGTGGGCCGGCGCGGGACCCGCCACGCTCGCGCCGGAGACCAGCACCCGCTCACGCGTCATGTCCGCCCCAAACCGTGTCCGTAGGAAGCAATTCTATTTGTGTATCGTAGACACAGTTTTTGGGCGACGGCAACAGCGGAGGTGGCGATGGACCTGACGGGCAGCCTCGACCTGCTGTGGGGCGACCGTCCCGGCCCCCGCCGCGGCCCCAAGCCCGCGCTGACGCACGAGGTGATCGCCCGCACGGGCATCGCCGTCGCCGACGCCGAGGGGCTCGCCGCCGTGTCGATGCAGCGGGTCGCCTCGGAACTCGGCTTCACGAAGATGTCCCTGTACCGGTACGTGCCCGGCAAGGCCGAGCTGGTCGCCCTCATGGCCGACCTGGCGATGGGCACGCCGCCCGCCGACCTGGGTGGTGGCGACCGGTGCGCACGGCTGCGCGCGTGGGCGCTGGCGCTGCTGCCCGGCTTCCTGCGGCACCCGTGGGTGCTGGAGGCCACCACGGGCCCGCGCGTGGTCGGTCCCAACGAGCTGGCCTGGATGGAAGCCGCGCTGGCCCTCCTGCACGGCACCGACCTGGGCGGCGCGGCGCGGATGGACGTGCTGGCCGTGCTCGCCGGGCACGTGCGCGGCATCGCCCAGCAGGCGGCGACGGCACCGGGCGGCGACGCGGGGACGCGACTCGGTGCGATCCTGGCCGAGGTGGTGCGCGAACGGGGCGACCGCTACCCGGCGGTGAGGGCCGCGCTGGCCGAGGCCGCCGAGGGTGGCGAGGACGAGGCGCTCGGCTTCGGCCTGGACCTCATCCTCGCCGGTCTGCGCGCCCGGATCGGCGAGGACGCCCGGTCCGACCCTGATCCAACACAGTCCTGATACACCCGGCCGCCTAGGCTCGGCACGTGGCGACGACGGGGAGTTGGCGACGGCAGGTCGGCCGGGACGGCGGGCTGCCGCTGTTCCGCGCGGCCGGCATACCCGTGCTGCTCGCGCCCTCGTGGTGGCTGGGCTCGGCGGCCATCGTGGTGCTCTACGCCCCGCTGGTCGGCCGCATCGCGCCCGGCGCGGGCGGCCTCACCGGCGTGCTCCTCGCCGCCACGTTCGCGATCTTCCTCGGCCTCTCGGTGCTCGCGCACGAACTCGGCCACAGCCTGGTCGCGCTGCGCCTGGGCCTGCCGGTGCGGCGGCTGCGCCTGTTCCTGCTCGGCGGCGTGTCCGAGGTGATGCGCGCCCCGACCCGGCCCGGCCACGAAGGTGCCATCGCCGCCGCCGGCCCGATCGTCTCCATCGTCCTGGCGGGCGCGTTCGCGCTGGGCGCCTCCGCCATCCCCGAGCCCGACGCGGTGTGGCTGCTGATCGCGCAGACCGCGTTCGCCAACGCCGCCGTCGCCGTGTTCAACCTGCTCCCCGGCCTGCCGCTGGACGGCGGCCGGATCCTGCGCGCGGGCGTGTGGGCCGCCACGGGCCGCCGCTCGACGGGCACGAAGGCCGCGGTGATCGGCGGCGGCGTGGTGGCCGCGATGCTGGTCGTGTGGGCCGTCTGGGGCGTGCTCGACGGCGCCGAGGACCGCTGGCTCCGCTTCGGCGTGTGCCTGCTGACCGCCTGGTTCGTGCTGGCGGGCGCGCGCGGCGAGTTCACCGCCGAGCGCCGCAGCACCTGGCCCGACGGCCTCACGCTCGGCGAGCTGGTCCGACCCGTGCTGCAACTGCCCGCCGAGAGCCCGGTGTCCGGCGCGCTCACCGCGTCCGCCGGCCGGGGCGTGGTGCTGGTCCGCGCCGACGGCGTCGCCGCCGGCCTGCTCGACCGCGAGCTGGCGCGCCGCCTGGCCAGCACGTCGCCGCACGCGCCCGCCGAGCAGGCCGCCGTGCCGATCCGGCCGGAGACCGTGCTGCTGGAGAACGAGACGGGCGCGGAGGTGGTGGAACGCGTGCACGGCACCGCCGCCTGGGAGTACCTGGTCGTCGACCTCGAAGGACGGCCCGCGGGCGTGCTGCGCCGCGAGGACCTCAAGGCCGCGCTGGACCGCCGCTGACCGGGCCGTCCGCGCCGCCGAGCAGCCCGGCCTCCTGGGCCAGGATCGCCGCCTGCACCCGCGACCGCAGGTCCAGCTTCGTCAGCACCCGCGACACGTGCGTCTTCACCGTCGTCTCACCGATGTGCAGCTTTCGCCCGATCTGGTGATTCGACAGTCCTTCGCCCAGGCAGTGCAGCACCTCGACCTCACGGTCGGTCAGCGCGTCCAACCCGGCCGGGCGGGACCGGGGCACGGCCGAGGCGAACTCCCGCATCACCCGCCGCGTCACGCTCGGCGCCAGCACGCCGTCGCCGGCCGCGACCTGCCGCACCGCCTCCACCAGCGCGGACGACTCCACCGACTTCAGCAGGAACCCCGCCGCGCCCGCCCGCAGCGCGCCGCGCACGTACTCGTCCAGGTCGAACGTGGTCAGCACCAGCACCTCGCACACGCCGCTGAGCTGCCGGGTCGCCTCGATGCCGTCCACGCCGGGCATCCGGATGTCCATCAGCACCACGTCCGGCCGCAACCGCCCGGCCAGCCGCACCGCCTCCGCGCCGTCCGCCGCCTCGCCGACCACCTCGACGCCGTCCGCGTCACCGAGGATCATCACCAGCCCGGCCCGGATCGCCGCGTGGTCGTCGGCCACCACCACCCGGATCACAGCGGGAACTCCGCCCGCACGACCCAGCCGCCGTCGCCGTCACGGCCCGCCGAGAACACCCCACCGACCAGGTGGGCGCGTTCGGCCATGCTCACCAACCCCGTTCCCGTCCCCGGGCCGCGCGCGCCGTCGACCACCTCGTTGCGCACGACCACCACCAACCGCCTGACCTGCCGTTCGAGCACCACCGACGTGCGCGCGCCGGGCGCGTGCTTCACCGCGTTGGTCAACGCCTCCTGCACGA is a window from the Saccharothrix saharensis genome containing:
- a CDS encoding antibiotic biosynthesis monooxygenase family protein: MILEVAALDVRPGLEADFERAFGQARELIARSPGFLSLDLRRSVERPSRYLLLVEWERLEDHTVGFRQGPLYPRWKALLHHFYDPFPTVEHYRAP
- a CDS encoding phosphoribosyl-ATP diphosphatase — its product is MKTFDELFAELSERARTRPEGSATAAALEAGVHAQGKKVLEEAGEVWIAAEHESDERLAEEVSQLLYRVQVLMLGRGLTLEDVYKHL
- a CDS encoding GNAT family N-acetyltransferase, which encodes MTDGLVLRTARPEDLPRIGALLADRGEPADAVDHRLVVEDPDAGWEACAVVVDGDEVVSTATLLDETLVLDGVEIPASQVELVATDRAYEGRGLVRALMDWAHERSVARGRLVNVMLGIPYFYRRFGYTYAIPISATRPVTGRPEAGGHVLREAGVQDIPAMARLQEAEQARADLRMPHSPALWRWLVARDGSTEWLVDRDGVPVATGRTTPPEEGVRLCEVAAVDEAAAHALLALTGATEVTERPVSVAGAALEPFLGPAAEEANSYYVRIGDPVALLEHLRPVFGRRLAEGGFADRDGEAVVSFYRSHVRLPFRAGEVGPVVAGGRMQAPGAEGGAGVAPDMLASLLFGPHGIQGLAARFPDVYPGPNADLMRTLFPPVRGDLMTFYMP
- a CDS encoding FAD-dependent monooxygenase; this encodes MTRERVLVSGASVAGPAPAHWLARYGFEPTVVEIAPTLRGGGAAVDFRGETHLTVLERTGVLDRLRELRTGGSPMTFVDERGRTLLHLPADFAGGDIEVLRGDLARVLYEHGRDEVDYVFGDSVVALDETPDGVDVTFASGAQRTFDLVIGADGIHSKVRALVFGPEERFVGHLGYYVATWELPAGFDSAPVSHNAPGRLVSFGDRGAFVVFKSPVLAYDRHDVAAQRRLLVEAFGDMGWETPRLLATLAHTTELYFDSISRVDVTPWSRGRVALVGDAACGATIGGMGTGTAVVGAYVLAGELAAADGDHRAAFRRYEDRMRDYARRCQKGGDRTGRFLAPATTFGLRARNGLLGNRFLLALMLKAGRDITSKIDLPDYASAAA
- a CDS encoding (2Fe-2S)-binding protein — translated: MSEFARVLATLRQIRGLSPFFALDVGRPDESWHDGEALFRGPALPDALDRIAARYRTGERRVAASLFFLGYTARVLSPVVAARAVDGVAPDIRPGNLWWRYTPEGLQVRLKEPVAGVGIGESLEPVVEAVHGLTPVARGLLWGNAGSNVAGALRTISRGGVDCAVLADELFADPPLKGTGEFIPFPGEVVFRRRSCCLYYRLDGGGTCGDCPLPRPTPPRR
- a CDS encoding response regulator encodes the protein MIRVVVADDHAAIRAGLVMILGDADGVEVVGEAADGAEAVRLAGRLRPDVVLMDIRMPGVDGIEATRQLSGVCEVLVLTTFDLDEYVRGALRAGAAGFLLKSVESSALVEAVRQVAAGDGVLAPSVTRRVMREFASAVPRSRPAGLDALTDREVEVLHCLGEGLSNHQIGRKLHIGETTVKTHVSRVLTKLDLRSRVQAAILAQEAGLLGGADGPVSGGPARP
- a CDS encoding RecB family exonuclease, translated to MAVPTITDRPVRRPALSPSRAGDFKQCPLLYRFRAVDRLPEKPTRAQVRGTVVHAVLEDLFGLPAAERVPETARALVGPAWERVRAERPEFAGLFAEGDPEQEQWLASAEELLEGYFGLEDPRRFDPDARELLVEWELPSGVLLRGYVDRVDVAPTGEIRVVDYKTGAAPREVGEAKALFQMKFYALVLWRLRGVVPRQLRLMYLADRQALAYQPDEAELARFERTLEAIWDAILRAAKSGDFRPNPSRLCDYCDHKALCPAFDGTPPPYPGWPEPDAGVETALDRAD
- a CDS encoding site-2 protease family protein — encoded protein: MATTGSWRRQVGRDGGLPLFRAAGIPVLLAPSWWLGSAAIVVLYAPLVGRIAPGAGGLTGVLLAATFAIFLGLSVLAHELGHSLVALRLGLPVRRLRLFLLGGVSEVMRAPTRPGHEGAIAAAGPIVSIVLAGAFALGASAIPEPDAVWLLIAQTAFANAAVAVFNLLPGLPLDGGRILRAGVWAATGRRSTGTKAAVIGGGVVAAMLVVWAVWGVLDGAEDRWLRFGVCLLTAWFVLAGARGEFTAERRSTWPDGLTLGELVRPVLQLPAESPVSGALTASAGRGVVLVRADGVAAGLLDRELARRLASTSPHAPAEQAAVPIRPETVLLENETGAEVVERVHGTAAWEYLVVDLEGRPAGVLRREDLKAALDRR
- a CDS encoding phosphoribosyltransferase, producing MRFADRSDAGRVLARALVGRPWTDPLVLGLARGGVPVAFEVASALGGELDVAVARKIGAPGHPEYGIGAVTATGEPLFDPEALRMLGLTPRDLAETCAAERREARRRLELYRDGPVRLGGRDVLVVDDGLATGVTARAALRETRGQRPRRLVLAVPVGAADAVRALGADADLVVCPHPRADFRAVGRFYAHFEQTSDEQVVELLRRRQGAR
- a CDS encoding thioesterase family protein, giving the protein MMDAFYERLDADRFASTGHTTGPWGDDSQHLGPPSALLVRALERCAPRPEAVLSRVAFEVLGPVPVAELTVTASVARPGRSVELLTAELAHGGRPVLRANAWRIVAGDTAAVASGTGEPLVPPTGCDPMTVPEHWRGGYLAAMEWRSVDGGIFAPGDAVVWARPRVRVVAGEEPSAAQRLFTVADSASGVSSRLDIRTWYAINTDLTVHLHREPVGEWFALDAATVIGPSGVGVASSVLHDEHGPVGRSAQSLFVRQR
- a CDS encoding LysE family translocator, translated to MDALGWGLALGLAASISPGPLLVLVVTSALRSGRRAGALTACAPLLSDAVVVAVTLLLLDRLPARALGVLGVVGAVFVVWSGVRTVRDARSASLTAPPPPPDRHASQGSPPRGTLAAIPPRGSDDSGALALRRAVLVNLLSPHPWIAWATALGPLTITAWRTSPPAGVAFLLGFYLTLVGGKVVIAVLVARGRRRLGDTGYRRALTTAGVLLVLAGVAMGVEFATYGM
- a CDS encoding N-acetyltransferase, which gives rise to MAWLPADFAHPTRVPLDGEHHLRPIRESDVDVDYPAVMGSRQRLWSLYGEKWGWPPADMTHEHDRVDLARHEREQDAHESFNYALFNADETELYGCVYIDPVEDPERTDDARISWWVVDDRVGTDLERALDAFVPRWIAEVWPFTSPHYGI
- a CDS encoding TetR/AcrR family transcriptional regulator, whose amino-acid sequence is MDLTGSLDLLWGDRPGPRRGPKPALTHEVIARTGIAVADAEGLAAVSMQRVASELGFTKMSLYRYVPGKAELVALMADLAMGTPPADLGGGDRCARLRAWALALLPGFLRHPWVLEATTGPRVVGPNELAWMEAALALLHGTDLGGAARMDVLAVLAGHVRGIAQQAATAPGGDAGTRLGAILAEVVRERGDRYPAVRAALAEAAEGGEDEALGFGLDLILAGLRARIGEDARSDPDPTQS
- a CDS encoding CbtA family protein; its protein translation is MSTDEGLTYKGLTYKGLLARGVGAGAVSGLLAGLVGVLVVEAPIRAALAVEQARPAEPGGGHEHGELFSRGTQVVGGVLAAVVVGVAVGALFATAYARSRRWFTTEAPFVRAVALSAAAFGAAAVLPAVKYPANPPGVGAADTVEYRTVLYLGLIAAGLLVAVGASALASRLGRWSPPVRATAVALAAVAAVVVLLVVFPATPDTVPSDVPGGLLWEFRLASLAETATLWLGLGVVFGLLVDPATRRAEASAV
- a CDS encoding CbtB-domain containing protein, producing MTSPAHSLPVPIPRWAYAVALVALVVTWLVLQENGIALGHAAETVHEFFHDGRHALGVPCH